From Variovorax sp. PMC12, the proteins below share one genomic window:
- the murG gene encoding undecaprenyldiphospho-muramoylpentapeptide beta-N-acetylglucosaminyltransferase — translation MTGRTALVMAGGTGGHIFPGLAVAEALRERGWQVHWLGAPGSMEEKLVPPRGFAFEPVQFGGVRGKGPLTLFLLPLNLLRAFWQSLGVVRRVKPDVLVGLGGYITFPGGMMGVLMGKPLVLHEQNSVAGLANKVLAGVADRVFTAFPNVLKKAQWVGNPLREAFTSKADPATRFAGRTGPLKLLVVGGSLGARGLNTVVPKALARIEPAVRPQVLHQSGAKQIDELRANYTAAGVEGELTPFIEDTAQAYADADIIVARAGASTVTEIAAVGAAALFVPFPSAVDDHQTTNARFLVDAGGGWLVQQADLTPELLADLLQNTERTALIDKAAKAKTMQKTEAVEAVVRACEELAK, via the coding sequence ATGACCGGCCGTACCGCACTCGTCATGGCAGGCGGCACCGGCGGCCACATCTTCCCCGGACTCGCGGTGGCCGAGGCCCTGCGCGAGCGCGGCTGGCAGGTGCACTGGCTGGGCGCGCCCGGCAGCATGGAAGAAAAACTCGTGCCGCCGCGTGGCTTCGCCTTCGAGCCGGTGCAGTTCGGCGGCGTGCGCGGCAAGGGTCCGCTCACGCTGTTCCTGCTGCCGCTGAATCTGCTGCGCGCCTTCTGGCAGAGCCTGGGCGTGGTGCGCCGCGTGAAGCCCGACGTGCTGGTGGGCCTGGGCGGCTACATCACCTTCCCCGGCGGAATGATGGGCGTGCTGATGGGCAAGCCGCTGGTGCTGCACGAGCAGAACTCGGTCGCCGGCCTCGCCAACAAGGTGCTGGCGGGCGTGGCCGACCGCGTGTTCACCGCCTTCCCCAATGTGCTGAAGAAGGCGCAATGGGTGGGCAATCCGCTGCGCGAGGCATTCACCTCCAAGGCCGATCCGGCCACGCGTTTCGCGGGCCGCACCGGCCCGCTGAAGCTGCTGGTGGTGGGCGGCAGCCTGGGCGCGCGCGGCCTCAACACCGTGGTGCCCAAGGCGCTGGCCCGCATCGAGCCGGCCGTGCGCCCGCAGGTGCTGCACCAGAGCGGCGCCAAGCAGATCGACGAGCTGCGCGCCAACTACACGGCGGCCGGCGTCGAAGGCGAACTCACGCCCTTCATCGAAGACACGGCGCAGGCCTATGCGGACGCCGACATCATCGTCGCGCGCGCAGGTGCCAGCACCGTCACAGAAATCGCGGCCGTCGGCGCAGCAGCGCTGTTCGTGCCTTTCCCTTCGGCGGTCGACGACCACCAGACCACCAACGCGCGCTTCCTCGTGGACGCGGGCGGCGGCTGGCTGGTGCAGCAGGCCGACCTCACTCCTGAATTGCTGGCTGACTTGCTACAGAACACAGAGCGCACCGCGCTGATCGACAAGGCCGCGAAGGCCAAGACCATGCAGAAGACCGAAGCCGTCGAGGCGGTCGTCCGCGCCTGCGAGGAGCTTGCCAAATGA
- the ftsW gene encoding putative lipid II flippase FtsW, with protein sequence MNSAASGATPNARTSRFGGWFRRARSGIDALPVHLPVRLGGAGIAQTKATPMRVLGFDQALVWVTVALLTWGLIMVYSASIALPDNPRFARAGYSASYFLTRHAASVVFAFVAALLTFQIPMKTWERAAPWLFVASLLLLVAVLIPHIGINVNGARRWLPMGFMRFQPSELAKLAMVLYAASYMVRKMEIKERFFRAVLPMGIAVVVVGMLVMAEPDMGAFMVIAVIAMGILFLGGVNARMFFVIAALVVVAFGTIVATSPWRRERIFAYLDPWSEEHALGKGYQLSHSLIAIGRGEIFGVGLGGSVEKLHWLPEAHTDFLLAVIGEEFGLIGVLLIIGLFLWLTRRIMHIGRQAIALDRVFSGLVAQGVGVWLGFQAFINMGVNLGALPTKGLTLPLMSFGGSAILMNLVALAVVLRIDYENRVLMRGGRV encoded by the coding sequence TTGAACTCTGCCGCATCGGGCGCCACGCCCAACGCACGCACCAGCCGCTTCGGCGGCTGGTTCAGGCGCGCCCGCAGCGGCATCGACGCGCTGCCGGTGCACCTGCCCGTGCGGCTGGGCGGCGCCGGCATCGCACAGACCAAGGCCACGCCCATGCGCGTGCTGGGCTTCGACCAGGCGCTGGTCTGGGTCACGGTCGCGCTGCTGACCTGGGGCCTGATCATGGTGTATTCGGCCTCCATCGCGCTGCCCGACAACCCGCGCTTCGCGCGCGCCGGCTACAGCGCTTCCTACTTCCTCACGCGGCACGCGGCCTCGGTGGTGTTCGCGTTCGTCGCCGCGCTGCTGACCTTCCAGATCCCGATGAAGACCTGGGAGCGCGCCGCGCCCTGGCTCTTCGTCGCGTCGCTGCTGCTGCTGGTGGCCGTGCTCATTCCGCACATCGGCATCAACGTGAACGGCGCGCGCCGCTGGCTGCCGATGGGCTTCATGCGCTTCCAGCCCTCGGAGCTGGCCAAGCTCGCGATGGTGCTCTACGCCGCCAGCTACATGGTGCGCAAGATGGAGATCAAGGAGCGCTTCTTCCGCGCCGTGCTGCCGATGGGCATCGCGGTGGTGGTGGTCGGCATGCTGGTGATGGCCGAGCCCGACATGGGCGCGTTCATGGTGATCGCGGTGATCGCCATGGGCATCCTGTTCCTGGGCGGCGTGAACGCGCGCATGTTCTTCGTGATCGCCGCGCTGGTGGTGGTGGCCTTCGGCACCATCGTCGCGACCAGCCCGTGGCGCCGCGAGCGCATCTTTGCGTACCTCGATCCGTGGAGCGAAGAGCATGCGCTGGGCAAGGGCTACCAGCTGTCGCACTCGCTGATCGCCATCGGGCGCGGCGAAATTTTCGGCGTGGGCCTGGGCGGCAGCGTCGAGAAGCTGCACTGGCTGCCCGAGGCGCACACCGACTTCCTGCTCGCCGTGATCGGCGAGGAGTTCGGCCTGATCGGCGTGCTGCTGATCATCGGCCTGTTCCTCTGGCTCACGCGCCGCATCATGCACATCGGCCGCCAGGCGATCGCGCTGGACCGCGTGTTCTCCGGCCTCGTGGCGCAGGGCGTGGGCGTGTGGCTCGGCTTCCAGGCGTTCATCAACATGGGCGTGAACCTGGGCGCGCTGCCGACCAAGGGCCTGACCCTGCCGCTGATGAGCTTCGGCGGCTCGGCCATCCTGATGAACCTCGTGGCGCTGGCCGTGGTGCTGCGCATCGACTACGAGAACCGCGTGCTGATGAGAGGGGGCCGCGTATGA
- the murD gene encoding UDP-N-acetylmuramoyl-L-alanine--D-glutamate ligase, whose protein sequence is MRHLKDLHVLILGLGASGLAMARWCARHGAVVTVADTREAPASLATLKAEWPEVAFVGGPFTAALVEGTPIRAVYRSPGLSPATIAPVADAARAMGLPVGGELDLFARALLDLRTVEVPVAEAEPEPEAVPEAPVEAAEPQPQAELPLEEPAPAEPADAVAEPVQQPEPAPEPEPEPEPIVPAQAEAMPRDPSLSVAVPQPPEADAPAAAPEASAETVETAAAELPVAIPAPAPATVSRLPATGKPYVPTAAKEAAEFVAKIAELSATNPASAAVEEESPQLELAPPVEPEAPKGYTPAVLAITGTNGKTTVTSLTGQLVERAGKTVAVAGNIGPTLLDTLWARIDAGTLPDVWVLELSSFQLDGVQDFEPTAATVLNLTQDHLDWHGDMPAYAAAKARIFGARGLMILNRDDAGVMAMLPAPVKVKLQRPQIRAHVTFGAAMPLRPGDYGIERVNGMAWLVRALEADETQKRKRGAVVEEEIFLQRLMPADALRIRGRHNAMNALAALALASAAGCPLGPMLYGLREYHGEPHRVEPIAIVDEVEYFDDSKGTNVGATVAALAGLGEERRVVVILGGEGKGQDFEPLAAPVRQYARAVVLIGRDAPIIEAALASTGVSLMHAGSMDEAVQAAAARANPGDAVLLSPACASFDMFRDYEHRADVFREAVLAWADSPRGLGDSSTTEEQL, encoded by the coding sequence ATGCGGCACCTGAAAGACCTCCACGTTCTCATCCTCGGCCTCGGCGCGTCCGGGCTGGCGATGGCGCGCTGGTGCGCGCGGCACGGCGCCGTCGTGACCGTGGCCGACACCCGCGAGGCGCCCGCCTCGCTGGCGACGCTGAAGGCGGAATGGCCCGAGGTTGCTTTCGTCGGCGGTCCGTTCACGGCCGCGCTGGTCGAAGGCACGCCGATCCGCGCGGTCTATCGCTCGCCGGGGCTGTCGCCCGCGACCATCGCGCCGGTGGCCGATGCCGCACGCGCCATGGGCCTGCCGGTCGGCGGCGAACTCGACCTGTTCGCGCGCGCGCTGCTGGACCTGCGGACGGTCGAGGTGCCTGTGGCGGAAGCCGAGCCCGAACCCGAAGCCGTGCCCGAAGCGCCCGTGGAAGCCGCCGAGCCGCAGCCGCAGGCAGAGCTGCCGCTGGAAGAGCCGGCGCCCGCCGAGCCGGCAGATGCCGTGGCAGAGCCTGTGCAGCAGCCCGAACCCGCGCCGGAGCCAGAGCCGGAGCCCGAGCCGATCGTTCCCGCGCAAGCCGAGGCCATGCCGCGCGATCCTTCGCTCAGCGTTGCCGTGCCGCAGCCTCCGGAAGCCGACGCACCTGCTGCCGCCCCTGAGGCAAGCGCAGAAACTGTCGAAACTGCTGCCGCCGAGCTTCCCGTCGCCATCCCGGCGCCGGCGCCCGCCACCGTTTCCCGCCTGCCCGCCACCGGCAAGCCTTACGTTCCCACGGCCGCCAAGGAAGCCGCGGAGTTCGTCGCCAAGATCGCCGAGCTTTCCGCCACCAACCCGGCCTCCGCCGCCGTCGAGGAAGAATCGCCGCAGCTCGAACTGGCCCCGCCGGTCGAGCCCGAGGCGCCCAAGGGCTACACGCCCGCGGTGCTCGCCATCACCGGCACCAACGGCAAGACCACCGTCACCTCGCTCACCGGCCAACTGGTCGAGCGCGCGGGCAAGACCGTGGCCGTGGCCGGCAACATCGGCCCGACGCTGCTCGACACGCTCTGGGCCCGCATCGACGCCGGCACGCTGCCCGACGTGTGGGTGCTCGAGCTCTCCAGCTTCCAGCTCGACGGCGTGCAGGACTTCGAGCCGACCGCCGCCACCGTGCTCAACCTCACGCAGGACCACCTCGACTGGCACGGCGACATGCCGGCCTACGCGGCGGCCAAGGCGCGCATCTTCGGCGCGCGCGGGCTGATGATCCTCAACCGCGACGACGCCGGCGTGATGGCGATGCTGCCCGCGCCCGTCAAGGTCAAGCTGCAGCGTCCGCAGATCCGCGCGCACGTCACCTTCGGCGCCGCGATGCCGCTGCGCCCGGGCGACTACGGCATCGAGCGCGTCAACGGCATGGCCTGGCTGGTGCGCGCGCTGGAAGCCGACGAAACCCAGAAGCGCAAGCGCGGCGCCGTGGTCGAGGAAGAAATCTTCCTGCAGCGCCTGATGCCGGCCGATGCGCTGCGCATCCGCGGCCGCCATAACGCCATGAACGCGCTGGCCGCCCTCGCGCTGGCGAGCGCCGCCGGCTGCCCGCTCGGCCCCATGCTCTACGGCCTGCGCGAATACCACGGCGAGCCGCACCGCGTGGAACCCATCGCCATCGTCGACGAGGTCGAGTACTTCGACGACAGCAAGGGCACCAACGTCGGTGCCACCGTGGCCGCGCTGGCCGGCCTGGGCGAAGAGCGACGCGTGGTCGTGATCCTCGGCGGCGAAGGCAAGGGACAGGACTTCGAGCCGCTCGCCGCGCCCGTGCGCCAGTACGCGCGCGCCGTGGTGCTCATCGGCCGCGACGCACCCATCATCGAGGCCGCGCTGGCTTCCACCGGCGTCTCGCTGATGCACGCGGGCTCCATGGACGAAGCCGTGCAGGCCGCCGCCGCCCGCGCCAATCCGGGTGATGCAGTGCTGCTGTCACCGGCCTGCGCGAGCTTCGACATGTTCAGGGACTACGAGCACCGCGCCGACGTTTTCCGCGAGGCCGTGCTGGCCTGGGCGGACAGCCCGCGCGGACTGGGCGATTCTTCGACGACGGAGGAGCAGCTTTGA
- the mraY gene encoding phospho-N-acetylmuramoyl-pentapeptide-transferase: MLMTLAQWLQTLSPEFGFLRVFQYLTFRALMAALTALVVGLVAGPYVIRRLAALKIGQPVRGYGMETHLTKSGTPTMGGVLVLFSIALSTLLWFDVSNRFVWIVLWVTMGFGAIGWVDDWRKVVRKDPEGMRSREKYFWQSVVGLLAGFYLLFSISESSNWRVLQLFFAWVQSGFDLSFPPKINLLVPFFKEVSYPLGGIGFVVLTYLVIVGASNAVNLTDGLDGLAIMPVVMVGSALGVFAYVTGSAVYSKYLLFPNIPGSGELLVFCSAMAGAGLAFLWFNTHPAQVFMGDVGALALGGALGTIAVIVRQEIVFFIMGGIFVVEAISVMAQVMYFKYTKKRYGEGRRVLKMAPLHHHFEKSGWRETQVVVRFWIITMLLCLVGLSTLKLR; the protein is encoded by the coding sequence ATGCTGATGACCCTGGCCCAATGGCTGCAGACGCTCTCGCCCGAATTCGGGTTCCTGCGCGTTTTCCAGTACCTGACTTTCCGCGCGCTGATGGCCGCGCTGACCGCGCTGGTGGTCGGCCTGGTGGCGGGGCCGTACGTCATTCGCCGCCTGGCCGCGCTCAAGATCGGCCAGCCGGTGCGCGGCTACGGCATGGAGACGCACCTGACCAAGAGCGGCACGCCGACCATGGGCGGCGTGCTCGTGCTGTTCTCCATCGCGCTGTCGACGCTGCTGTGGTTCGACGTGTCGAACCGCTTCGTGTGGATCGTGCTGTGGGTCACGATGGGCTTCGGCGCCATCGGCTGGGTCGACGACTGGCGCAAGGTGGTGCGCAAGGACCCGGAAGGCATGCGCTCGCGCGAGAAGTATTTCTGGCAGTCGGTGGTCGGCCTGCTCGCCGGCTTCTACCTGCTGTTCAGCATTTCGGAAAGCTCCAACTGGCGCGTGCTGCAGCTGTTCTTCGCGTGGGTGCAGTCGGGCTTCGACCTCAGCTTCCCGCCCAAGATCAACCTGCTGGTGCCTTTCTTCAAGGAAGTGAGCTATCCGCTGGGCGGCATCGGCTTCGTGGTGTTGACCTACCTGGTGATCGTGGGCGCGAGCAACGCGGTGAACCTGACCGACGGCCTCGACGGCCTGGCCATCATGCCGGTGGTGATGGTCGGCTCGGCGCTGGGCGTGTTCGCCTACGTCACCGGCAGCGCGGTGTATTCCAAGTACCTGCTGTTCCCCAACATCCCGGGCTCGGGCGAGCTGCTGGTGTTCTGCTCCGCCATGGCGGGCGCGGGGCTCGCGTTCCTGTGGTTCAACACGCACCCGGCGCAGGTCTTCATGGGCGACGTGGGCGCGCTGGCGCTCGGCGGCGCGCTGGGCACCATCGCGGTCATCGTGCGCCAGGAGATCGTGTTCTTCATCATGGGCGGCATCTTCGTGGTCGAGGCGATCTCGGTGATGGCGCAGGTGATGTACTTCAAGTACACCAAGAAGCGCTACGGCGAAGGCCGGCGCGTGCTGAAGATGGCGCCGCTGCACCATCACTTCGAGAAGAGCGGCTGGCGCGAGACGCAGGTCGTGGTGCGCTTCTGGATCATCACGATGCTGCTGTGCCTCGTGGGCCTTTCGACGCTGAAGCTGCGGTAA
- a CDS encoding UDP-N-acetylmuramoyl-tripeptide--D-alanyl-D-alanine ligase yields the protein MTDTTPLGITLAQVQQWIPGARLVGDASTVVARVHTDTRTLAAGDLFVALKGERFDANEFLAEAKKQGAVAAIAHHGLEAAGLAGLEVPDTLAALGALGAGWRAQFDLPLIAVTGSNGKTTVTQMIAAILFAFRAERALATAGNFNNEIGVPLTLLRLRAQHQRAVLELGMNHPGEIARLAAISRPTIALVNNAQREHQEFMATVEAVAIENASVFAVLPDDGTAVFPHGDAFTSLWTDMAHAGGSRRCMTFGESEDADISLDSAEWKQGAWAVRIRTPIGGFDARLHIAGRHNVVNALAATACALAAGVSTDIIAAGLSAFEPVKGRSRASEIVVDGGRAVTLVDDSYNANPDSVIAAIDVLAALPGPRLLVLGDMAEVGERSTEFHAEVGDWARHRGIEAVYTLGSATAHTVAAFRGDADGRHFNEFDALGAAVLARLPHVGSVLVKGSRSMKMERVVQAIAAQARQPQQQKEAGHDA from the coding sequence ATGACCGATACCACGCCGCTCGGCATCACGCTGGCACAGGTGCAGCAATGGATTCCCGGCGCGCGCCTGGTGGGCGACGCCTCGACCGTCGTCGCCCGCGTGCACACCGACACCCGCACGCTCGCGGCCGGCGACCTGTTCGTCGCGCTCAAGGGCGAGCGCTTCGACGCCAACGAATTTCTCGCCGAGGCGAAGAAGCAGGGCGCCGTCGCCGCCATCGCCCACCACGGCCTTGAGGCCGCGGGCCTGGCCGGCCTGGAGGTGCCCGACACGCTGGCAGCGCTGGGCGCGCTCGGCGCTGGCTGGCGTGCACAGTTCGACCTGCCGCTGATCGCCGTGACCGGCAGCAACGGCAAGACCACGGTCACGCAGATGATCGCGGCGATCCTGTTCGCCTTCCGGGCCGAGCGCGCGCTGGCCACGGCCGGCAACTTCAACAACGAGATCGGCGTGCCGCTCACGCTGCTGCGCCTGCGCGCGCAGCACCAGCGCGCGGTGCTCGAACTGGGCATGAACCATCCGGGCGAGATCGCGCGGCTGGCCGCCATTTCGCGCCCGACCATCGCGCTGGTCAACAACGCGCAGCGCGAGCACCAGGAGTTCATGGCCACCGTCGAGGCGGTGGCCATCGAGAACGCCTCGGTGTTCGCGGTGCTGCCCGACGACGGCACGGCCGTCTTTCCGCACGGCGACGCCTTCACCTCGCTGTGGACCGACATGGCGCACGCCGGCGGCTCGCGCCGCTGCATGACCTTCGGCGAATCGGAAGACGCCGACATCTCGCTCGACAGCGCCGAATGGAAGCAGGGCGCCTGGGCCGTGCGCATCCGCACGCCCATCGGCGGCTTCGACGCGCGCCTGCACATCGCGGGCCGCCACAACGTCGTCAACGCGCTCGCGGCCACGGCCTGCGCGCTCGCGGCCGGCGTGTCCACCGACATCATCGCCGCGGGCCTGAGCGCCTTCGAGCCGGTCAAGGGCCGTTCGCGCGCCAGCGAGATCGTGGTGGACGGCGGCCGCGCGGTCACGCTGGTCGACGACAGCTACAACGCCAATCCCGATTCCGTGATTGCCGCCATCGACGTGCTCGCCGCCCTGCCGGGCCCGCGCCTGCTGGTGCTCGGCGACATGGCCGAGGTGGGCGAGCGCTCGACCGAGTTCCACGCCGAGGTCGGCGACTGGGCGCGCCACCGCGGCATCGAGGCCGTCTACACCCTCGGCAGCGCCACGGCCCACACCGTCGCCGCGTTCCGGGGCGATGCCGACGGCCGCCATTTCAACGAGTTCGACGCGCTCGGCGCCGCCGTGCTCGCCCGGCTGCCGCATGTCGGCAGCGTGCTCGTCAAGGGCTCGCGCTCCATGAAGATGGAACGCGTGGTCCAGGCCATCGCGGCCCAGGCACGACAACCACAACAACAAAAGGAGGCCGGTCATGACGCATGA
- a CDS encoding UDP-N-acetylmuramoyl-L-alanyl-D-glutamate--2,6-diaminopimelate ligase, with the protein MLTFTSPQLVAAWLKERAPQGAMHADSRAVGAGDIFVAWPGAATDGRKHVASALAQGAAVCLVEHEGVEPFGFDGDERIVSYPGLKAATGPIASAFYDNPSALLDVLAVTGTNGKTSTAWWLAESLSTLRAAGGVRAMKPDGTMQRDAPSPCAVMGTLGIGVPPELTYTGLTTPDPVMMQRELRALVERGFGACAIEASSIGIAERRLDGARIAVAVFTNFTQDHLDYHGSMDAYWQAKAELFRWPGLRAAVINIDDTHGASLCANLIDAGIGALDVWTVSAGGKPARLVARDIGYDAQGLQFSVAEHGTDAVERLSTGLIGQYNVANLLGVLGTLRALGLTLAQAVAACANLTSVPGRMDRAGTGEGAPLAVVDYAHTPDALDKALTGLRPLARQRGGALWCLFGCGGDRDPIKRPMMAAVAERQADRVIVTSDNPRSEKPDAIISQVLLGFSRPEGAQVQPDRAIAIADAIAQAAPQDVVLIAGKGHEAWQEIAGQRIEFSDKAHALQALAKRGGA; encoded by the coding sequence ATGCTGACCTTCACTTCCCCCCAACTGGTGGCCGCCTGGCTGAAGGAGCGTGCACCGCAGGGCGCGATGCATGCCGACAGCCGTGCCGTGGGCGCGGGCGACATCTTCGTCGCCTGGCCCGGCGCCGCCACCGACGGCCGCAAGCACGTGGCATCCGCGCTGGCGCAGGGCGCCGCGGTCTGCCTGGTCGAGCACGAGGGCGTCGAGCCCTTCGGTTTCGATGGCGATGAACGCATCGTGAGCTACCCCGGCCTCAAGGCCGCCACCGGCCCGATCGCCTCGGCCTTCTACGACAACCCCTCGGCCTTGCTCGACGTGCTGGCCGTGACCGGCACCAACGGCAAGACCTCCACCGCCTGGTGGCTGGCCGAATCGCTCTCCACGCTGCGGGCGGCGGGCGGCGTGCGCGCCATGAAGCCCGACGGCACCATGCAGCGCGACGCGCCTTCGCCCTGCGCCGTGATGGGCACGCTCGGCATCGGCGTGCCGCCCGAGCTGACCTACACCGGCCTGACCACACCCGACCCGGTGATGATGCAGCGCGAGCTGCGCGCGCTGGTCGAGCGCGGCTTCGGCGCCTGCGCCATCGAGGCCTCGTCCATCGGCATCGCCGAGCGCCGGCTCGACGGCGCGCGGATCGCGGTGGCCGTGTTCACCAATTTCACGCAGGACCACCTCGACTACCACGGCAGCATGGACGCCTACTGGCAGGCCAAGGCCGAGCTGTTCCGCTGGCCGGGCCTGCGCGCGGCGGTGATCAACATCGACGACACGCACGGCGCCAGCCTGTGCGCGAACCTGATCGACGCCGGCATCGGCGCGCTCGACGTCTGGACCGTCTCGGCCGGCGGCAAGCCGGCGCGACTGGTGGCGCGCGACATCGGCTACGACGCGCAGGGCCTGCAGTTCTCGGTGGCCGAGCACGGCACCGACGCCGTCGAGCGCCTGTCGACCGGCCTGATCGGCCAGTACAACGTGGCCAACCTGCTCGGCGTGCTCGGCACCCTGCGCGCGCTGGGCCTCACGCTGGCGCAGGCCGTGGCCGCCTGCGCCAACCTCACCAGCGTGCCGGGCCGCATGGACCGCGCCGGCACCGGCGAAGGCGCGCCGCTGGCCGTGGTCGACTACGCGCACACGCCCGACGCGCTGGACAAGGCCCTGACCGGCCTGCGCCCGCTGGCAAGGCAGCGCGGCGGTGCACTGTGGTGCCTGTTCGGCTGCGGCGGCGACCGCGACCCGATCAAGCGCCCGATGATGGCCGCCGTCGCCGAGCGCCAGGCCGACCGCGTGATCGTCACCAGCGACAACCCGCGCAGCGAAAAGCCCGACGCCATCATCAGCCAGGTGCTGCTCGGCTTCTCGCGCCCTGAGGGCGCGCAGGTGCAGCCGGATCGCGCCATCGCCATCGCCGACGCGATCGCGCAGGCCGCCCCGCAGGACGTGGTGCTGATCGCCGGCAAGGGCCACGAGGCGTGGCAGGAAATCGCCGGGCAGCGCATCGAGTTCTCCGACAAGGCGCATGCGCTGCAGGCGCTGGCAAAGCGAGGTGGCGCATGA
- a CDS encoding peptidoglycan D,D-transpeptidase FtsI family protein, whose translation MTRGNRSVRYTTSPLLASKTPVWRSKFIVAGIAFGFVMLAARAAYVQVFNNSFFQRQGEVRFARTLEMPANRGRILDRNGLILASSVVAPSIWAIPEDIERDDPEVRAKLKQVAKLLEMPQKDFDKKLEDEDKTFVWVKRQVDEPIAKQIAAMNIKGLYQRKEYKRQYPEGEAAAHVVGFTNVEDSGQEGIELAFNKELAGKAGSRRVIKDRLGRVVEGVGELVPPLDGQDIQLSVDSKVQFFAYQKLRDAVIARKAKAGSVVVLDSTTGEVLALANYPSYVPDKRQNLTGEQLRNRALTDTFEPGSTMKPITVGMALEAGRVKPSTVIDTAPGRYQIGGFTISDTHNYGALTVEGVIQKSSNVGALKIAQKMTPHEMWDTYTALGYGQKPQIQFPGAVTGRLRPWKTWKPVEQATMAYGYGLSASLFQMAHSYTSFAHDGSLIPVTILKNSEPPAGVRVFSPSNALAVRKMLQMAAGPGGTGTRAQTVGYSVGGKSGTAHKQVGKGYASNKYRAWFTGMAPIEKPRIIVAVMIDEPSDGQYFGGLAAAPVFSEVVQQTLRMMNVPPDLAVKPLVMTQGVDESF comes from the coding sequence ATGACCCGGGGCAACCGCAGCGTGCGCTACACCACCAGTCCCTTGCTCGCGAGCAAGACGCCGGTCTGGCGCAGCAAGTTCATCGTGGCCGGCATCGCCTTCGGCTTCGTCATGCTGGCCGCCCGCGCCGCGTACGTGCAGGTGTTCAACAACAGCTTCTTCCAGCGGCAGGGCGAGGTGCGCTTCGCGCGCACGCTCGAGATGCCGGCCAACCGCGGCCGCATCCTCGACCGCAACGGCCTCATCCTCGCGTCCAGCGTGGTGGCGCCCAGCATCTGGGCCATTCCCGAAGACATCGAGCGCGACGACCCCGAGGTGCGCGCCAAGCTCAAGCAGGTGGCCAAGCTGCTCGAGATGCCGCAGAAGGATTTCGACAAGAAGCTCGAGGACGAGGACAAGACCTTCGTCTGGGTGAAGCGCCAGGTCGACGAACCCATCGCCAAGCAGATCGCCGCGATGAACATCAAGGGCCTCTACCAGCGCAAGGAATACAAGCGCCAGTACCCCGAGGGCGAGGCCGCGGCGCACGTGGTGGGCTTCACCAACGTGGAAGACAGCGGCCAGGAAGGCATCGAGCTCGCGTTCAACAAGGAACTGGCGGGCAAGGCCGGCTCGCGCCGCGTCATCAAGGACCGCCTGGGCCGCGTGGTCGAGGGCGTGGGCGAACTGGTGCCGCCGCTCGACGGCCAGGACATCCAGCTCAGCGTCGACAGCAAGGTGCAGTTCTTCGCCTACCAGAAGCTGCGCGACGCCGTGATTGCGCGCAAGGCCAAGGCCGGCAGCGTGGTGGTGCTCGACTCCACCACCGGGGAGGTGCTGGCGCTGGCCAACTACCCGAGCTACGTGCCCGACAAGCGCCAGAACCTCACCGGCGAGCAGCTGCGCAACCGCGCGCTCACCGACACCTTCGAGCCCGGCTCGACCATGAAGCCCATCACGGTCGGCATGGCCCTGGAAGCCGGCCGCGTGAAGCCGTCGACGGTGATCGACACCGCGCCCGGGCGCTACCAGATCGGCGGCTTCACCATCAGCGACACCCACAACTACGGCGCGCTGACGGTCGAGGGTGTGATCCAGAAGTCGAGCAACGTGGGCGCGCTCAAGATCGCACAGAAGATGACCCCGCACGAGATGTGGGACACCTACACCGCGCTCGGCTACGGCCAGAAGCCGCAGATCCAGTTCCCCGGCGCGGTGACGGGCCGCCTGCGCCCGTGGAAGACCTGGAAGCCGGTCGAGCAGGCCACCATGGCCTACGGCTACGGCCTGTCGGCTTCGCTGTTCCAGATGGCGCATTCGTACACCTCGTTCGCGCACGACGGCTCGCTCATTCCGGTCACCATCCTCAAGAACTCCGAGCCGCCGGCCGGCGTGCGGGTGTTCTCGCCGTCGAACGCGCTGGCCGTTCGCAAGATGCTGCAGATGGCCGCCGGCCCCGGCGGCACCGGCACGCGCGCGCAGACGGTGGGTTACTCGGTCGGCGGCAAGTCGGGCACCGCCCACAAGCAGGTCGGCAAGGGTTACGCCAGCAACAAATACCGTGCGTGGTTCACCGGCATGGCGCCGATCGAGAAGCCGCGCATCATCGTCGCCGTGATGATCGACGAGCCCAGCGACGGCCAGTATTTCGGCGGCCTGGCAGCGGCTCCCGTGTTCAGCGAAGTCGTGCAGCAGACCCTGCGCATGATGAACGTACCGCCCGACCTGGCGGTCAAACCGCTTGTGATGACGCAGGGCGTCGACGAGAGTTTCTGA
- the ftsL gene encoding cell division protein FtsL, giving the protein MARINLLLLLAVIATALYLVHTQYQSRQLYTELDRVQQEARRLELDRDRLQVEKRAQATPLRVEKLAKEQLQMRTTSPAITQYVRPDGSVIPAVAPLPPATPAGAKPAAKPATAARAAR; this is encoded by the coding sequence ATGGCCCGCATCAACCTGCTTCTGCTGCTGGCTGTGATTGCCACGGCGCTGTACCTCGTTCACACGCAGTACCAGTCGCGCCAGCTCTACACCGAGCTCGACCGCGTGCAGCAGGAAGCCCGCCGCCTGGAGCTGGACCGCGATCGCCTGCAGGTCGAGAAGCGCGCACAGGCCACGCCGCTGCGCGTCGAGAAGCTTGCCAAGGAGCAGTTGCAGATGCGCACCACCTCCCCGGCCATCACGCAGTACGTGCGGCCCGACGGCTCGGTGATCCCGGCCGTGGCGCCGCTGCCGCCGGCCACGCCCGCGGGCGCCAAGCCGGCCGCCAAGCCCGCCACCGCAGCGAGGGCCGCACGATGA